gagaatccaatggacagaagagtctgccgggctacagtccatgaggtcacaaagagtcggacatgactgacatatGGTTGACTTCACTCATGATGAAAAGCAttaatttatttcacatatatttacatatgtattaaATGCCAAAGATACACTGGGCATAGAACGGTGAACATCTTACTCTCATGGAGTTTAcactgtagtgtgtgtgtgtgtgtgtgtgtgtaatatttaATACATCATGTAgtaatagttttttaaataaaaaaaagcagGAATGGGGTGTCATTTTATAAAAAGATCAAGAACTCTGAGAAAAGGTGATAGTTAAGCAGTGATCTGAAAAAGTGAGGGAGAAAGTCATGAGGATTTCCAGGGGAACAGCTTTCCAAGAAGAGGGAACAATAAGGGCACAGGCTTGGAAGCAGGAGCCAGCTTAGCTTATTCAAGGAAGAGCAGTAAACATAATTTGTTCGAGGCAAGGCTGAGTTGATAGAAAGCGAGGTCTAAGAGACAGAGGCCAGATTCTACAGGACTTTAAAGGCCAGGATAAGGACTTGGGACTTTGCTAGGAGTGAAATGAAAAGCCTGCTATCACTTGGGAATTATATTCAGCTACGCATAACAGGGATCCAAATAACAAAGGCTTAAATAGGATGATGCTTTGAGTATTATATTGATTCTAGGACACACCATTATTTTATGTAccaagaaagaggaaataaatgctGGCAAATATAATCCAGAAGCTGTCATTCAAAGATTTCAGAGATATTGAAGCACAAAGAGAGATGTACCTTTCAGAGTTGGTACCATAATATGCTATTTTTTTCTCATGTAAGATTAGGTCCTGAGGTAATCAGTTTTTTATTGCAAGATGGCTACTCAGCTATAGCCATTAAATCCTCATttcagagaggaaggagaaatgaagaaGGAGGAAATGCCTTTTATTCCTCcgtattaattttgtaaaaatttccTCCAAAAAATTTACTGACGTTTTTATTGGCATTGCATTGGTTGTGCACATCAACTTATGCCTGATGTCTAGCATAGAATGCTAAGTTGTTGATCCATATGTATATTACagcctcatttatttttcataaaaaggaTAACTGTATGGAACATGCTTGTACTGGCATAGAAAATTTCTCAAAGGATACATGAGAAACTGTTAACAAGTGGCTGTTTGGGGGGAATAAAACTGGGTTTGATTGGCAGGGGAGGGGCTTTAACTTCTCATGTTATGccttctttcatctctttttaaaactataaatattatatatatattgcttttataataataaatataaaccaGTAACCTTAAAAGTGGAGTGTGCATTACCCTGGGGGTATAGGAAGACTTTCTGAGGGGTAAATAAGCACTTAGAGTTTGAAGGGGATCAATTTCTACAtcctcaaattttattttcatatttcctaAAGTTGATCTGCTAGAGAATACACTAGTAGTGAAAAAATTAAGCCGGTTCTCTTTTTCCATCTCCCTTTTCACAAATAGTTCTCTTTGcactttacaaaagaaaaacatatcttTGATCCATCCCAAATCTTACCTGGGTGCACTGCCCCACAGTGTAAAATCCTCAGGGTACCAGAGAGACAGTTCCAAACACTGCTGCCAATGGTGAAGAAACAAACTGGCCTAACAAATGAATATATTGGTATCAAATCCTGTTTCAACTCGGCTGGTTTCCAGTAAAACTGAAGGCAAACCCAACTGAGCTGTCAGCTGACAaatcatgagaaataattttgaagataAATCATTCTGTAATTTTCCCCCATATGTCTTCAAAGGAATTCAAATACTTGAGTgacatttctaaaacaaaatgtCCATTCCTATTTACTTAGGAATGTTTCTATGTGTGGCTTAACAATGTTTCTATGTGCCGTTTAACCAAACAAAAAGTTGTAagagaactgatgctgaattcTGCCTCATTCTAAAATAAGCAATATTTATCTATTAAGTCACTcaccacctttttaaaaaaagacttacaTCACtagtaaatttttgttttttaataattacacattaaaatttgtcatgtttataattttttgatCCATTGTATTCCAGTACTAATTGTCATGATAACACAAGCAAGACTAAATTATGAACAATACTTACAGCTTTAGGATCACaggaacttttaaaaagcatttaaatagcaaaatatacacatatttttgctACAGAGAAATCTGGTAGGATAATTAATAAAATCAtttcaaatgtaaaaaatatgtattattggGATAAAATTCTGTTATAAGAATAAGATGGAATTGAGAACtcagggagaaaagggaaaatttaTACTTCCCAAACTGTCAAAGAAGAGCtcatttatgaatttttaaaactgatgatGGTGGCTCTCAAATCACTAACAGATTTAGGTTTCACTGTTTTCACATAAAACTAGGATGCTTTGTTTGTGAATGTTCATATTTGTCAGAAATCACATTATTTGCAGCTTGACATTTTGGATGCAAAATTTGAGATGTCAACCTAAATATGTGTGAAGGAGCacaacattaaaaatgtttttagagaGCATTGTTATAAACCAATAGTTTTatataaacatacaaaataaatatcagGGGGAGCGTCATATACTCATTTGCCACCTTGTGGCCAGAGTTGTATTCAACTCCAGGCAAGGTGCTGCAATGAGGAAGGGGGTCTCTCTTTAGGTCAGCCCCTTCAGCTACGCTTCTATCAGGTCTTTGTGAGACTGAGATGGTAACATTTGCCTGGGACTGAATCCAGACTCAAACAAGCAAGAAGCATCAAAAGGATTATGCTGACACCTGCCCCTCTCCATGTGATTCAGAGCAAAAGCAACATGCAATCAGGAAAGGAATGTAAGAAGTGCAACAAAATTCTGACTTTTCCCATGAggactgcttaaaaaaaaaatcaaataaactaCTTCTGATATTCTTTTCTTGATTCTGCTGTTTTTGGTGTCTCTTCTCTACTGGTGACCTAGACACTTCCTCAGTCTGCCTTTTGGGGAACCCACTCCTGTTTCTAGCCCCTGGTTCGGTGCTGGTTTCACAGCTCCAAGTGCAACACCTGGTCTGGGTTGGCGCTGAATAGACATTTGTTGAGTGAGTGGATGGCAGAGTGCACACCCCGCCCCCCTACCCCGCACTCCCCCCCGCACCGCCCCAGCCTCCGCTTCTTCCTTGACATGCTGGACATGTGGGCTTCTGCAGGAAGATGATCAGTAAAGCTGTCAGGTTGCCGTGGTTAGTCATCAGTGGGAGATAGCCTTGGTACACTGAGATGTTTAGGTCACTTTGATGTCTGTTACCCTGTGGAGGTGGGATGAGAGTATTTCTTgtgcctccccgcccccacccttaTAGGAGCAGGATTCCTTCAGTGGGTGCTCTAGCTGTAGTTCCTCTTGTTGCAGGCCAAAAAGGGCAGGCATTTATTGGAAGGATACTGGGATGCTTCAAGGGATGGGAACAAGAGTTGGCTTAGGAAGGGGAGGCACCAGGGCAGTTCAGGGGACCTCAGGTGTATGGGAACCAGCATTCTATCCtctttaaagaaagtgaaagtcctgggtggtgtccgactctttgtgaccccatggactatatagttcatggaattctccaggccagaatgctggagtgggtagcttttcccttctccaggggatcttcccaacccagggatcgaacccaggtctcccacattgcaggtagattctttaccagctgagccacaagggaagtcctctaTCTTCCTTAAGGGCTCATGATTCCTGACAACCAACTCCTGCTGCTGACCCTGGGAGGCCTACACACTGCCCCCTAACCTGGAGGAGGGGGCCAGGTGGAGGGGTGATATCCACACTAACCAGGGAGAACTCGGCCACAATGTAATAAGGCAGCACAGCCCTACAGACCCGGCAGTGTGTACTGGGCCAAGCAAGGGCTGCCATCACTGGGGCTCAGGCACCAGACTCTTCCTGAAACACACTGTCCCCGACACTCTGCTCCTCATAAGCCTCATCCTGACACCTGCCCTGGGCTGCACTGCCCGGGACCAGCACCTGCAGCTGCTTCACAACATCTCCAAGTTGCCCAAGACCCAAGCCACTTGCTCTGGGCTCAGTCTTCTTAAGCCCCTTGGTTCTGCTCCCCATGGCTCCCAGCTCAGCACAGCCGTGCCCTGAAGATGCATGGCCGCCCCTCCCCCTGACTGGCGGCTCTACACATGGAAGCTGGTTCCCTGCCACTCCCACCTGCTGCCTGGGCCGGGCCTCTGCTGGGCTCGAGGGTCTTGGGACAGTGTCCTGTAGTTCAGGCCCCTCTCTCAGCTGTAGGGGAGATGCCAGCAGTAGGCCTGGCTTTGTTGTGCCTTTTCCATCCCGCCACCCCCGGGGCAGCTGGTTCAGCGTCTCCTGGGCCAGAAGGCTGGCTGCCAAGACCTCAGCCCACCCGTGGCCTTGGGAGCCCGAGGGAAAGGTGCAGGGGAGGTGCAGGGGAGGCGAGGAGCAGGCACGGACTGTGCAGAGCACTGATAAGATGGGCATGGGATGTGCCTCTTGGGGCCCAATGGCTTTGGGAGCTCTGCCCCTCTGTATCTGGGGTCCAGGCCTGCTCCAGAATGGAGCTTCGTTCTTATGGGGCAGGGCAGAGCCTGGGGTGGGCGGGGAGCCTCAGACAGGGATGGGAACCTGTTCAGCCTCAGAGATGCTGGCTGATCACTGCTTCTGCCAGCGCTCTTCGCGACTCGGCCTCTGGGGGGATGTTTCCCAGCCCCAGGGACGTTTCTGGACTAGGATATCTCTCTATCCCTGGCCCCGCAGTGCTGGGGGAGGCTGCATGGACGAAGGGAAGGacggagagaggggaggagacgaTGAAAGGGGTCAGAGCAGCGATTGGAGCCGAGAACTGGAAGCGCCTTAAAGAGACTGCGCGGTCCCCGCCCCCCTTCCCGCCAGCCTCAATGAATTAGAGCTGTGTTTCTCAAACTTGCCTGCTCATAAGAATCTTCTCGGGCCCTAGTTAAAGATACAGGTTCCGGAGCATGTTCCTtcgagattctgattcagtggggCTGCGGGTGGAGCCGAGGAATCTGTAATTTTAACACGCTCCCCACGTGATTCTCGTGAACAAGCAAGTTTGGGAAATATTGAATTAAAGGAAACCGGGCCTGGCTGCAGAGCGGCCCTCCGCTAGGGGGCTACGGCAGGAGGATTCCCGGGGGCGTCGCCTGCTTCCGCCGCCGCCTCCTTCAGTGAAAGTCCCTTTTGGGTCCAGCTGCCACAGCCACCGCGCTCCCTCAGGCCGGACGGGGGACACCCCTGGTCTGCGTGGCCCCCGCGCCGCCACGCCCAGTGGCCGCCCCAGCCCTGCGATTAGGGGGAGGAGCCGCTGCCAGTGGAGGCGGAGGAGCAGAGGAGGCGGAGACGGCAGAGACGGCGGAGAAGGCGGAGGCGAAGGTGGAAGGGAAGGTAGAGGCGGCGGGGAAGGTGGAGGCGGCGGGGAAGGTGGACGCCACCGGGAAGGTGGAGACTGTGGAGGGTCCGGGACGCCGGGTAGAGCTCAAGCTGGAGCCCGAACCTGAACCCGAGCCGGCACGGGAGGCGGAGCAGGAGCCGAAGGGGGAGCCGAAGCAGGAGCCTGAGGATGAGAACCCGGCGCGGAGTGGCGGTAGCGGCGGCAGAGACGAGGttcctctccccacccttccctccGACCCCCCGCGGCCCCCCGATCCTTCCCCGCGGCGCAGCCGTGCCCCCCGCCGCCGACCCCGGCCGCGGCCGCAGACCCGGCTCCGTACCCCGCCGCAGCCTAGGCCacggcccccgccccggccccggccccggcgcgGCCCTGGGGGCGGGTGCCTGGATGTGGATTTCGCGGTGGGTCCACCAGGCTGTTCCCACGTGAACAGCTTTAAGGTGGGAGAGAACTGGAGGCAGGAACTGCGGGTGATCTACCAGTGCTTCGTGTGGTGTGGAACCCCAGAGACCAGGAAAAGCAAGGCAAAGTCGTGTATCTGCCATGTGTGCGGCACCCATTTGAACAGACTccactcttgcctttcctgtgtCTTCTTTGGCTGCTTCACAGAGAAGCACATTCATGAGCACGCCGAGACGAAACAACACAACTTAGCAGTAGACCTTTATTACGGAGGTATATACTGCTTTATGTGTAAGGACTATGTATATGACAGAGACATTGAGCAAATTgccaaagaagagcaaggggaAGCTTTGAAATTACAAGCCTCCACCTCGACCGAGGTTTCTCACCAGCAGTATTCAATGCCAGGCCTCGGTGAGAAGTATCCAACCTGGGAGACAACCAAACCTGAGTTAGAACTGCTGGGCCATAACCCAAGGAGAAGAAGAATCGCCTCCAGCTTTACCATCGGTTTAAGAGGACTGATCAATCTTGGCAACACGTGCTTTATGAACTGCATCGTCCAGGCCCTTACCCACACTCCGATCCTGAGAGATTTCTTCCTCTCTGACAGGCACAGATGTGAAATGCCGAGTCCGGAGTTGTGTCTGGTCTGTGAGATGTCTTCGCTTTTTCGAGAGTTGTATTCTGGAAACCCGTCTCCTCATGTTCCCTATAAGTTGCTGCACCTGGTATGGATACATGCACGGCATTTAGCAGGGTACAGGCAACAGGATGCACATGAGTTTCTCATTGCAGCGTTAGATGTCCTGCACAGGCACTGCAAAGGTGATGATGCTGGGAAGGCAGCCAGCAATCCCAACCACTGTAACTGCATCATTGACCAAATTTTCACAGGTGGCCTGCAATCTGATGTCACCTGTCAAGCCTGTCATGGTGTCTCCACCACAATAGACCCATGCTGGGACATCAGTTTGGACTTGCCTGGCTCTTGTACCTCCTTCTGGCCAATgagcccagggagggagagcagtGTTAACGGGGAAAGCCACATACCAGGAATCACTACCCTCACGGACTGCCTGCGAAGGTTTACGAGGCCAGAGCACTTAGGAAGCAGTGCCAAAATCAAGTGTGGTAGTTGCCAAAGCTACCAGGAATCTACCAAACAGCTCACAATGAATAAATTACCTGTCGTTGCCTGTTTTCATTTCAAACGGTTTGAACACTCAGCCAAACAGAGGCGCAAGATCACTACATACATATCCTTTCCTCTGGAGCTGGATATGACACCGTTCATGGCCTCGAGTAAAGAGAGCAGGATGAATGGACAGTTGCAGCTGCCAACCAATAGTGGAAATGATGAGAATAAGTATTCCTTGTTTGCTGTGGTTAATCACCAAGGAACCCTGGAGAGTGGCCACTACACCAGCTTCATCCGGCACCACAAGGACCAGTGGTTCAAGTGTGATGATGCCGTCATCACCAAGGCCAGTATTAAGGACGTGCTGGACAGTGAAGGGTATTTACTGTTCTATCACAAACAGGTCCTGGAACATGAatcagagaaagtgaaagaagtgaataCACAAGCCTACTGAAGTGACACACAGACCTACCTACCTGGAGTGGAAGATGACAGTGCCCATACTACAGCTGGCATGAAGATTTAAAGGACCTACTTGCATGGCCCACGGGCCTGACAGAGTAAGAATTGAACAGTTTCCAGTGTCTAAAAGGTCCTGACTGGAAGAGGAATAGAAGGGGCGGGAGAAGAGGCTCTAGTCTAAGCAGTCACTTAAAGGAAGATTAAATGGCAGGATGCTCTGGGCGGGGCAGGCAGGAGCAGGGAAATCAGACACTGGTCCATATCCTATATTCCTCCAAAAGATTGTGTGGGAaagtgtggggtgggaggggggtggtgtGGGGGGGGATGTGTGCCCTTGTAACTGTAAAACATCTTTCTCCAtgggtgtttcagcttcaactgaCCAATCACATAACAGTTATATgtttgggggagaaaaaagaaaagcttataCAAATGTAGCCCATTACGTATATGGGTAGGAAAGTGGAAAAGCGGAGGAAGCAGGGATATTTCATTGACAAACACCTTTGCCAGTTTCTTTGTATTCGTGATTTTTTTGTGCTATTAAATGCAGTATTAAACAAAGAAAAGCCCATGTGGGCCTGTGAAACAAGAAAAGGGGGCTTTTGTATAAGGGGAGCAATTGCTCCAAAGGTAGAGAAGACAAGAAACACTGTAAGGTAAACAACCAACACAGACAGGCCTCAGCTAAGAGTTTAGTGTgtgagtgtttaaaaaaaaaaaaagctgtatgaTATACTTGAGCAAATCAATGAACCTCTTTGcgattgttttctcatctgtacaatgcaGATAATTCCTACCTTAACGGGTTATTGTTAAAGATTAAGTGATATAAAATGTGTCAAAGTATTAATTAAAAAGGCTTGGGACTTTGTACGGGCTCAGTGAACATTTGTTGGATCTGAAACTTCTTTGGTCCAGGACCAGAATGCATTAGAGGTGAGGGTCAGCCCTACCTGAGACCCACGGACAAAAATGACACACACTGTGTCAGAtagtcacacatacacacttataaCTTCCTccccagtactttttttttttttttcaagccccAAGGCAGCGGATTCCACTATTGTCCCTTGGGTACAGGGCATTACAGTCAGTGCCACATTCAGGACTCGGGGGAGAATCACAGGTGTCCCCCCTCAAAGTCATTATTCTGTCCAATTGGAAGACTGTCATGTTGTTATCATGACTCAGCACCCCAGGGATGGGACTCGGGGCAGTAGGCTGCTAGGCTTCCACGTGAGGGTGTTGGTGGTCTTTGCCCTCCAGAAGTGTTATGGACATGGCTGCATCCACCTGCAGGCATAGATCATGAAAAAACTTATGAAGCTCACTGGTCTACCAGCCCAGGGACAGTAGGGGAGTGGCATGTTGGCCCCCTCCCTGATTCTCACAGAGGGCTAAGCCCAAACAAATGGGATGTGCCCAGGTCGGGTTAAGCCCTGGTGGTGGTTCCTTCTTTTATCCTCTTCATCAGATACAAAAGGACATGTTACTTAGAAAATATGAGGGGGAGGGGAACTAAACATTTCAGACCCATGGGACTTGCATCCACTGGCTCTGGTAAAAGGCTGGGCTCCTCCCACGGCTCCCCAAATCTACTTCATGGTCAGCTCATTtggtaatatatgtttatttgtgtGGTTGTGGTTGCATCCCCAACTAGCTCACAGGCATTTTTAGGACAGGGATTGTGTCTCCTCTTGTACCCTGGGCTGCATTCTCAGCCCCTAGACCAGCCCCTAGGACATAGTACTTGAAACAATttctggatgaatgaataaacccaAACACCTTCCTTTTATAACCGAATTttcctcactccccacccccagggctcaTCATCCTCAGGAGAAAATGTAAAAAGTGTTATTTTTGATATCTTGTAGGCTGGGGGAGAGCAAGAGGCAAGTGGCCTTGGATGCCACTTGGCACCTTCATGCAGGTATCTGACTTCCCTTTGGGATGTGTGGGAGCCCTGCCTGGGAAGACAGCCACGTCCTCCTTCCTCATCCCTCCCACAGGAAAAGTTCAGTCGGGCATGTCCACCAGATCCTGACTGCTTGCACAGACACTTTCACGTttgtaaaatgcttttatttggaagtgatttctattttataggaaacttaaaaaaaaaacaaaccagataGTATAAAGAACATCTATATACCCTTTACCAGATTTACCTATTGCTAACATTTTACCCTATCTGCATCtatgcacttgtgtgtgtgtgtgtgtctgtgtgtgtgtttgtgtgtttggacCAACTGAGGGTAAATTACATCATGGCCCTTTATGCCCAAGTACTTCAGTGTGCACTTCCTACAATTAGTCATGTTCCCTACATCACAGTATAGTTAACAGCTTCAGTAAATTTGACGTTATAATACTATTATCTACACTTGTACTCCAGTTTTGTCTGGTGACCCAGTCATGTCCTTTATAGCATTTTCCCTCGTCGTCACAGCATCTGGTCCAGGATGAGGTGTTGCTTTTAGCTGTCATGTCTCTTTAGCCACTTTAATCGGGAATATTTCCACAGCCTTTCTGCATCTTGTATGGCATTAGCACTTTTAATAAAACATTCCTTGCTTTGGGTTCATCTGGTACAGAAACTGTCTTTTAAATATCCTATACTCAGGAATAGTTCTAAGAGATATGAACGGCATTGAGACTGAAACTAACCTCCCTGTCCCCACTGGTGGAAGGCATAGACCACCAGAGGGAGCAGCTGTACCTGGCACTTTCTGATTGAAACATTCACCTCCTCTGTCTGGAAAACACCACTGTCCCTCAGCGACAGGGGAGCCATTCGAGCCCAGCCCTATGCCCTCCCCATCACCAACCCTCAGACTGAACCATGGAGTGTAACAGCAGCAGGGCCTGCTTTCAGATCGCATCACTGTGGAGCCCAGGGCATCGTGTACTGTGCAGGTATGTGTTACCTTGAGCTCAAATGCAATTCAGGCATGTTTGAGCATGTCTGATACACCGGTGAGCACCTCCATGGTTGGGGCCTTTAGGGGGTCAGGAGGTAGCACCCTTGGCACCCTTGTCAATGTTCCCATGGTGGGAACAGCAGCAGTGGAGTGGCAGGGGAGGCGTAAGTAAGTCTGAAGCAGCTTCATGGACAAAGCACGCAAAAATGGAGCATAGACTTAAGTGAAGAGGAATATGGGAGAGGCCCAGAACAGAGTGGCTTCTGACATACTGAGGACTTTCAGACAGCATTGGGCTATTTAACATGGGGGCTAGAATTCTTGGAGCAGATATGGGCAAGAGCTGGTATAATTTAAGGTAGTTCTTCAACTGAGACTCTCTACTTCCACAAGCTGTTAAGGCCAGGGAATTTCAGTTCATATGTGGATTTATGATCTGGGCCCAGAAGGGTACAGGCAAAAGATGGGTGCTTGCAACTGGGAGCTTATCCACCCACAGAGCTCAGGATGAGGGACCAAACAATGGGGGACTTACCTTTCATCCATTGTACATGCTTCCTATGGGTTCTTGGCCTGATCTAGTTGGAAATCCAGAACCCTTATTACTTCCCATTTCCTGGACTAACCAGGTGCTGAAACGTATTCTGGCTTACAGGTCACATTAGGGAACTGCCTCACTTCTTCCCCTTCCGCTTGGAATTCTGATCAGGGATGCCATCAATCAAGAAACAGAGTGGCCTCCACACTACTCATTGCCATAATACAATAGACCTGGTGCTAGGAACCTATGTTTGCATCAGATGTATATTTCACATCCAGAAGCAAAGGCCCCCATCCTCCAGGAGTATGTAACCCAGCACAGCACTGTGTCATTTACACATTGACCTAATGCTATGTTTAAATTCTTGCATCAAAGCATGTCAGATAGACAGGAAATGCACATATCATCAGGGTGCAACTTCATGAATTTTTGTAAAATGAGCACATCTCTGTGAACAGCACTCAGATCAAGAAATAGAACGTTACCCATAAGTCAGGCCCCCTTCCTGCTTCCTTCAAGTCAATAACCCCAAAGGGTAATCCTTATCTTAACTTCTTTCACTGTAGATTAGTGTTGCCTTTTAAAATGCCATCTATAAATGGAAATGTTCAGTATGTAcaattttgtgtctggcttcttttgctcaacatTATTTTGTGAGCTTCATATCTGAAGTCTTGTTGTCAAGCAAAATTATGTGGAATGTCATTATTTCTGTCTAATGAACTGAAAGTAAGGATTCCCTACTCTTCCCAGTGATGTCTCACTTACTGAACCAATTCAAAGGGACCCAGGTCATTGCAAAGTTGGACCTTCTGAGAGTCTATAATTGCCTTCATGCACAAGAAAACACTGGATGGAAAACAGCCTGCCAGATAAGTTTGGGCTTATTTAAGCACCCAGAAATGTTCATCTTGGGCAGTACTCCTGCCTTGTTCCAATAGCTCCTGGATGGGATGCTCTATTGTAGTAAGGCCTCACACATAAACGTGCATCAGAGTCACCTAGAGGGCTTGTTAACACACAGGTTGCTGGGTCCtgcccccagagtttctgatatCAGTAGATCTAGGTAGGGGCCAGTGAGGAGGGGTTGAGAATTTGCATTTGAACACATTCCCAGGTGATGTTCATGCTTCTGGCTCTAGGACCACACCTTGACAACTACTGATCTATTCAATTTGTTTTCACACCGTGGTATTTGGAGCCGGAAAAGTCTATGAGGATGGCCTTGGGGAACAAGAGGAGGGGCAAATTAGTGAGGATCAGGAACtctgaaatataaaatcattaagAGGGAGTTATTGATTTT
The nucleotide sequence above comes from Capricornis sumatraensis isolate serow.1 chromosome X, serow.2, whole genome shotgun sequence. Encoded proteins:
- the USP27X gene encoding ubiquitin carboxyl-terminal hydrolase 27 gives rise to the protein MCKDYVYDRDIEQIAKEEQGEALKLQASTSTEVSHQQYSMPGLGEKYPTWETTKPELELLGHNPRRRRIASSFTIGLRGLINLGNTCFMNCIVQALTHTPILRDFFLSDRHRCEMPSPELCLVCEMSSLFRELYSGNPSPHVPYKLLHLVWIHARHLAGYRQQDAHEFLIAALDVLHRHCKGDDAGKAASNPNHCNCIIDQIFTGGLQSDVTCQACHGVSTTIDPCWDISLDLPGSCTSFWPMSPGRESSVNGESHIPGITTLTDCLRRFTRPEHLGSSAKIKCGSCQSYQESTKQLTMNKLPVVACFHFKRFEHSAKQRRKITTYISFPLELDMTPFMASSKESRMNGQLQLPTNSGNDENKYSLFAVVNHQGTLESGHYTSFIRHHKDQWFKCDDAVITKASIKDVLDSEGYLLFYHKQVLEHESEKVKEVNTQAY